The Polyangiaceae bacterium genome includes a region encoding these proteins:
- the nrdR gene encoding transcriptional repressor NrdR, with protein sequence MQCPSCRSMESRVVDSRLVAGGTVTWRRRECDACKRRFTTYERVELSLPVVIKKDGQREPFDRQKVLASLRIACNKRPVSLDTLEEEAETLERELSEGGERELSSLEIGEKVMDRLKRLDQVAYVRFASVYKSFRDIDEFMREMSVLVRPKEGQ encoded by the coding sequence ATGCAATGTCCTTCCTGCCGTTCGATGGAGAGCCGAGTGGTGGACTCGCGGCTCGTCGCCGGCGGGACCGTGACCTGGCGGCGTCGCGAATGCGACGCCTGCAAGCGGCGCTTCACCACCTACGAGCGGGTCGAGCTGAGCCTCCCGGTAGTGATCAAGAAGGACGGGCAGCGCGAGCCGTTCGACCGCCAGAAGGTCCTGGCCAGCCTGCGCATCGCCTGCAACAAGCGCCCCGTCTCGCTGGACACTCTGGAGGAGGAGGCGGAGACGCTGGAGCGCGAGCTCTCGGAGGGCGGGGAGCGCGAGCTCTCCTCGCTGGAGATCGGGGAGAAGGTCATGGATAGGCTCAAGCGCCTCGACCAGGTCGCCTACGTGCGCTTCGCGAGCGTGTACAAGTCTTTCCGGGACATCGACGAGTTCATGCGCGAGATGAGCGTGCTGGTGCGTCCGAAGGAAGGGCAGTGA
- a CDS encoding 3-oxoacyl-ACP reductase FabG, with the protein MFDLTGKVCLVTGGSRGIGRACAEALASRGAHVVIGYAGNEAAARDAAAACEKAGGKAELCQFDVSQTAAAEAAVAEVAKRLGRLDVLVLSAGISIDGLLLRLKDEDFERTLAVNLKGAVACARGALKPMMRAKGGRIIFVSSVVGEMGNVGQTAYAASKGALLGAAKSIAREYASRNITVNAVTPGFIETDMTRDLPEEAKTAMLSAVPLGRPGTAADVAAAVVFLASDEAGYVTGHTLRVNGGMYM; encoded by the coding sequence ATGTTCGATCTAACCGGCAAGGTTTGTCTCGTCACCGGCGGCTCGCGCGGCATCGGACGCGCGTGCGCCGAGGCCCTGGCATCGCGCGGCGCCCACGTCGTCATCGGCTACGCGGGCAACGAGGCCGCCGCCCGGGACGCGGCGGCGGCCTGTGAGAAGGCCGGCGGCAAGGCCGAGCTCTGCCAGTTCGACGTGAGTCAGACCGCTGCCGCCGAGGCAGCCGTGGCGGAGGTCGCGAAACGCCTGGGGCGCCTCGACGTGCTGGTGCTGAGCGCGGGGATTTCCATCGACGGCCTGCTGCTCCGGCTGAAAGACGAGGATTTCGAGCGCACGCTGGCGGTGAACCTGAAAGGCGCCGTGGCCTGCGCGCGCGGAGCGCTGAAGCCGATGATGCGGGCCAAAGGCGGGCGGATCATCTTCGTGTCGAGCGTGGTCGGCGAAATGGGCAACGTCGGCCAGACGGCCTACGCCGCATCCAAGGGCGCCCTGCTCGGGGCCGCCAAGTCCATCGCGCGCGAGTACGCCTCGCGCAACATCACGGTCAACGCCGTCACTCCCGGGTTCATCGAGACCGACATGACCCGGGACCTGCCGGAGGAGGCCAAGACGGCCATGCTGTCGGCGGTGCCCCTGGGTCGCCCCGGCACCGCGGCCGACGTGGCGGCGGCCGTCGTCTTCCTGGCCTCCGACGAGGCCGGCTACGTCACCGGACACACGCTGCGTGTGAACGGCGGCATGTACATGTAA
- the acpP gene encoding acyl carrier protein: MAEGRNIEAEVKRIIKEQLDVDEKDIKAESTFIDDLGADSLGLVELVLAFEEAFEIDIPDEDTEKIRTVQDAIDYIEKHVPA, encoded by the coding sequence ATGGCGGAAGGCCGCAACATCGAGGCCGAGGTCAAGCGCATCATCAAGGAGCAGCTGGACGTCGACGAGAAGGATATCAAGGCGGAGTCCACGTTCATCGACGACCTGGGGGCAGACTCCCTGGGCCTGGTCGAGCTGGTCCTGGCGTTCGAGGAAGCGTTCGAGATCGACATCCCGGACGAAGACACGGAGAAGATCCGGACCGTCCAGGACGCCATCGACTACATCGAGAAGCACGTCCCGGCCTGA
- the fabF gene encoding beta-ketoacyl-ACP synthase II: protein MERVVVTGIGLVTPNGIGTEPTWRSLVAGQSAAGPITQFEADERYPTRFACEVKGYDPAEHMDRKKIKEVTRFITFAMGATKMALADAALELSEEERDTTGVFIGVGLGGLENLERCTLTLEHKGPGKISPYFIPSLIANMAAGQVSIAFNLRGPSYAHTSACSSSAHAIGEAYRWIQEGRASVMVAGGAEATITPIGIAGFSAMFALSRRNAEPTRASRPWDKGRDGFVCGEGAGTLVLESLTRAKRRGARILGEVVGFGATSDAYHITKPPPDGAGAMRAMRIALGDAKLAPEQIDYINAHGTSTPAGDIEEAKAVANLFGSHALDKKLWVSSTKSMMGHLLGAAGAVEAALCIKAIETGLVPPTINLEDQDPECPLDFVANETRERRVRRALSNSFGFGGTNASLVLAAFEG, encoded by the coding sequence ATGGAGCGCGTCGTAGTCACCGGGATTGGTCTGGTCACGCCCAACGGAATCGGGACGGAGCCCACCTGGCGGTCGCTGGTCGCCGGGCAGAGCGCCGCCGGACCGATCACGCAGTTCGAGGCGGACGAGCGTTATCCCACGCGCTTCGCCTGCGAAGTGAAGGGCTACGATCCGGCCGAGCACATGGATCGCAAGAAGATCAAGGAGGTGACTCGCTTCATCACCTTCGCGATGGGGGCGACCAAGATGGCGCTGGCGGACGCCGCGCTCGAGCTCAGCGAAGAAGAGCGGGACACCACCGGCGTGTTCATCGGCGTCGGCCTCGGCGGGCTCGAGAACCTGGAGCGCTGCACCCTCACGCTGGAGCACAAAGGCCCCGGCAAGATCAGCCCGTATTTCATCCCCTCGCTGATCGCGAACATGGCCGCGGGCCAGGTCTCCATCGCGTTCAACCTGCGGGGCCCGAGCTACGCGCACACCAGCGCGTGCTCCTCCAGCGCCCACGCCATCGGCGAGGCCTACCGCTGGATCCAAGAGGGACGTGCCAGCGTCATGGTCGCCGGCGGAGCGGAGGCCACCATCACCCCAATCGGCATCGCCGGCTTCTCGGCGATGTTCGCGCTCTCCCGGCGCAACGCCGAGCCGACCCGCGCCAGCCGGCCCTGGGACAAGGGACGCGACGGCTTCGTGTGCGGAGAGGGCGCCGGCACGCTGGTGCTCGAGTCGCTGACCCGGGCCAAGCGCCGCGGCGCGCGCATCCTCGGGGAGGTCGTCGGGTTCGGCGCAACCAGCGACGCCTACCACATCACCAAGCCACCACCGGACGGCGCGGGGGCCATGCGCGCCATGCGCATCGCGCTCGGAGACGCGAAGCTCGCCCCCGAGCAGATCGACTACATCAACGCGCACGGCACCAGCACGCCGGCCGGCGACATCGAGGAGGCGAAGGCCGTGGCCAACCTCTTCGGCAGCCACGCGCTCGACAAGAAGCTCTGGGTCAGCTCGACCAAGAGCATGATGGGGCACCTGCTCGGTGCCGCTGGCGCTGTCGAGGCAGCCCTGTGCATCAAGGCCATCGAGACGGGGCTCGTCCCGCCTACCATCAACCTGGAAGACCAAGACCCGGAGTGCCCCTTGGACTTCGTGGCCAACGAGACCCGGGAACGCCGCGTGCGTCGCGCTTTGAGCAACTCGTTTGGATTTGGCGGCACCAACGCCAGCCTCGTGCTCGCCGCGTTCGAGGGCTGA